A segment of the Actinomycetes bacterium genome:
TCTCGGCGCGGTCCTCGGGGGTGAAGCCGAGGTCCTTGTTGAGGCCGGTGCGCACGCCGTCGCCGTCGAGGACGTAGGTGTGCAGGCCCATGCCGTGCAGCTTGCGCTCGAGTGCGTCGGCGATCGTCGACTTGCCGGCGCCCGGCACACCGGTCAGCCAGAGCACCCGGGGGCGCTGGCCCTTGAGCAGGGCCCTTGCGTCCTGGTCGACGGTGAAGGCGTGCGGGGTGACGTTGTGGGCGCGCCGCAGCGAGTGGCGGACCAGCCCGGCCGCGACCGTGTCGCGGCTCACCCGCTCCACGAGCAGGAAGCCGCCGGTGTCGCGCGAGACGGCGTAGGGGTCGAGCGGCACCGCGGTGTCGGTGGCGATCTCGACATGGCCGATGTCGTTCATCTTCAGCGTGCGGCCGGCCATCTCCTCGCCGGACACCACGTCGCGCCGGCCACGGATGGCGGTGACGACCGCCGGCACCGCGAGCCCGCCCGCGAGCAGCAGGTAGGAACGGCCGTGGCGCAGCTCCTCCTCGCCGGTCCACACCAGGTCGGCCGCGAAGGCCGAGGCGGGGCGCGGGTAGTGGTCGGCCGCCAGCCCCTCGGCCGGTGCGACAAGCAGGTCGCCACGGGTCACGTCGGTCTCGGTCTCGACGGTGACGACCACGGCGGTCCCTGCGTGGGCCTCGTCGACTTCCTCGCCGCCCACCAGCACGCGCTCGACGATCGTCGACCCGCCCTTGGCGTTGACGACGACCTTGTCGCCGGGCCTGACGGTCCCGCCGACGACGGTGCCCGCGTAGCCGCGGAAGTCGTCGGCCCGCACGACGTACTGCACCGGCAGGCGGAACGGCACCACGTTGGTGTCCTCGGACGCCGCCGGCTGCCACGAGGTGAGCGCCTCGAGGACAGTCGGGCCGTGGTACCACGGCATCTGCGTCGACCTGTCGATGACGTTGTCGCCGGTGAGCGCGCTCACCGGGATGACGTCCACCTCCTCGAGGTCGAACCGGGCGGCCGCCGACCGAACGCCGCCGGCCAGCTCCTCGAACGCCACGTGCTCGAAGCCGACCGCGTCGAGCTTGTTGATCGCGACGATGACGGTCCGCACACCCATGAGCGCGCAGACGGTCAGGTGCCGGTGGGTCTGCGGCCTGATGCCGCGCGTCGCGTCGACGAGCAGGATCGCGATGTCGGCCGTCGACGCCGCCACGGCCATGTTGCGTGTGTACTGCTCGTGCCCGGGGGCGTCGGCGATGATCGCGCGCCGGCCGGACGGCAGGTAGAGGTGCCGGTAGGCGACGTCGATGGTGATGCCCTGCTCGTGCTCGGCCTCGAGGCCGTCGGTGAGCATCGAGAAGTCCACCTCGCCCTTGGGGATGGTGGAGCCGCTCCGGCGGGTGTTGCGCGCGTAGTCGAGGATGTCGTCCGGCACGCTCTCGGTCTCGGCGAGGAGACGGCCGATCAGGGTCGACTTGCCGTCGTCGACCGAGCCGCACGCGACGACCCGGACGATCGGGTGCTCGGCCAGAGCCCTGTCCTCGTCGGCCGTGCGCCGGGGAGCCACACCGGTCGGGGTGGTGGTGGTCGTCATCTCAGAAGTACCCCTCGGTCTTCTTGCTCTCCATCGATCCGCCGCCCTCGCCGTCGATCAGCCGCCCGGAGCGCTCCGAGCGGCGGTCGACGAGCATCTCGGCCAGCAGGTCGTCGAGGTCGGCGGCGTCGGACTCCACCGCGGCGGTCAGCGGGTAGCAGCCGAGGGTGCGGAAGCGGACCTTGCGCTGCTGCGGCTGCTCGCCGTCCTCGAGCGGGTAGCGGTCGTCGTCGACCATGATCAGCTGGCCGTCGCGCTCGACGACCGGACGCTCCTCCGAGAAGTAGAGCGGGACGACCTCGATGTTCTCCCGCTGGATGTAGCGCCACACGTCGAGCTCGGTCCAGTTGGACATCGGGAACACCCGCATCGTCTGACCCTCGGCGAGCTGGGTGTTGGCCGTCCGCCAGAACTCGGGTCGCTGCTTGCGGGGCTCCCAGCGGTGGCCCGGCTCGCGAAGCGAGAACACCCGCTCCTTGGCCCGCGACCGCTCCTCGTCCCGCCGGGCACCACCGAAGGCTGCGTCGTATCCGCCCTCGTCGAGGGCCTCGCGCAGCGCCACGGTCTTCATGATCCGGGTGTACTCGTGGGTGCCGTGGGTGAAGGGCGTCACGCCCTCGGCGACGCCCTCCTGGTTGGTGTGGACCAGCAGCTGCACACCCTTCTCCCGGGCCATCCGGTCGCGGAACTCGATCATCTCCCGGAACTTCCACGTGGTGTCGATGTGCAGCATGGGGAAGGGCACCTTGCCGGGTGCGAAGGCCTTCACGGCCAGGTGCAGCAGGACCGAGGAGTCCTTGCCGATGCTGTAGAGCATCACCGGCCGGCGGAAGGCACCGGCGGCCTCGCGGAAGACGTGGATGGCCTCCGCCTCGAGGGCGTCGAGGACCGCGTCGGGGGCGATGGCCGTCTCAGCGGCTGTGGACATGAAGGACTGACCTCGCTGGCTCAGGGGCCGCGCCGGGCGCGACGGGGGGCAGCCGCCATTGTGCCCAGGGAACGTGTCGTCCACCCAATCGGCGTCCCCGGGGCCCGCGTTCGCTGTGAGCGGACAGCCGGCATGCGTCCGGGGAGCGGGAAT
Coding sequences within it:
- the cysC gene encoding adenylyl-sulfate kinase, which encodes MTTTTTPTGVAPRRTADEDRALAEHPIVRVVACGSVDDGKSTLIGRLLAETESVPDDILDYARNTRRSGSTIPKGEVDFSMLTDGLEAEHEQGITIDVAYRHLYLPSGRRAIIADAPGHEQYTRNMAVAASTADIAILLVDATRGIRPQTHRHLTVCALMGVRTVIVAINKLDAVGFEHVAFEELAGGVRSAAARFDLEEVDVIPVSALTGDNVIDRSTQMPWYHGPTVLEALTSWQPAASEDTNVVPFRLPVQYVVRADDFRGYAGTVVGGTVRPGDKVVVNAKGGSTIVERVLVGGEEVDEAHAGTAVVVTVETETDVTRGDLLVAPAEGLAADHYPRPASAFAADLVWTGEEELRHGRSYLLLAGGLAVPAVVTAIRGRRDVVSGEEMAGRTLKMNDIGHVEIATDTAVPLDPYAVSRDTGGFLLVERVSRDTVAAGLVRHSLRRAHNVTPHAFTVDQDARALLKGQRPRVLWLTGVPGAGKSTIADALERKLHGMGLHTYVLDGDGVRTGLNKDLGFTPEDRAENVRRVAETAKLMVDAGLIVIVSLVSPFRGDRRAAKGLFQEGDFLEVWVDTPSDVVVERDPKGLYAKAKAGTLPNMTGVGQGYEPPEKPDLVVQGSGELDDAVNQLLDALEVTH
- the cysD gene encoding sulfate adenylyltransferase subunit CysD, whose amino-acid sequence is MSTAAETAIAPDAVLDALEAEAIHVFREAAGAFRRPVMLYSIGKDSSVLLHLAVKAFAPGKVPFPMLHIDTTWKFREMIEFRDRMAREKGVQLLVHTNQEGVAEGVTPFTHGTHEYTRIMKTVALREALDEGGYDAAFGGARRDEERSRAKERVFSLREPGHRWEPRKQRPEFWRTANTQLAEGQTMRVFPMSNWTELDVWRYIQRENIEVVPLYFSEERPVVERDGQLIMVDDDRYPLEDGEQPQQRKVRFRTLGCYPLTAAVESDAADLDDLLAEMLVDRRSERSGRLIDGEGGGSMESKKTEGYF